ACAATTTCAGAACTCTTAAATGGCATACGTTTGCCACTTCTTAAATAGAATGGCACGCCAGCCCAACGCCAGTTATCAATATCGACTCTAAGTGCAACGAAAGTTTCAGCGTTGGAATGAACATTAGCGCCCTCTTCCTCTAGATAGCCAGGTACTGGAGCCCCTTTTAGGAATCCGCTGGAGTACTGACCACGAACTGTATTTTCGTAGATATTATCAGAGTTTATCGGGCGTAGTGACTTAAGTACTTTGACTTTCTCATCACGAATATTATCGGCGTCAAGATTGACAGGAGGATCCATAGCAACCAGCGTCAATACTTGCAGTAGATGGTTCTGGATCATATCGCGCATCTGACCCGCTTTATCGAAGTAACCCCAACGTCCTTCAATACCCACCTCTTCAGCAACGGTGAGTTGCACATGGTCAATGGTACGATTATCCCACTTAGATGCGAACAGTGAATTAGCAAAACGTAGCGCAAGTAGGTTTTGAACCGTTTCCTTACCTAAGTAATGGTCTATTCGGTAAACTTGATTTTCGTTGAAGTAGGCAGAAACTTGGTCGTTGATAATTTTAGAAGTAGCGAGATCTGAGCCAATAGGTTTTTCTAACACAACTCGAGAATCAGGGAAGATGAGATTTTGTTCGTTTAGGCAGCGGCATATATCACCGAAAATAGAAGGCGGTGTAGCAAAGTAACTTACCATCACTCTTTTTTCAGGCTCTAAAACATCATGGAACGCCTTATACCCCTCTGAAACCGTGAAATTTGTGCCTACATAATGACAGCGATCTAAAAAACGATTTACGGTGTCTTCACACAATTCGTCTTTTACAAAGGTCTTCAATGCCGTAGTCACTAATTCACGATACTCCTCTTGAGTAAAGTCATCTTTTGCAACGCCTAGTACTTTGGTCTCTACATTCAATAAGTTTGCTTTATCTAACTGATATAGAGATGGCAACAATTTTCGCTTAGCGAGGTCGCCCTTGGTACCAAATAGAACAAAATCACAAGCTTTGGCTTCTGGTGTTGTTATGCCCATAGCTTCAACATCTCCTTTTGATCCTGTGTCCCACCATTTTTGATGAGATTTCACATATTTGTTGTAATATAACAACAGATATCAAGAATTGCATCTAAATTCTCTAATAAACTTCAACTCAGTCTATTAGGCATGTTGACGCAATTTCTGATATGCTTTCGTGATAAAATTACTGAATTTTATCATCTTTGTACCTGTTATCTTTATAATTTTATTTCAGCTTAGGTGCTTTGCCAGCCTTGTACATGGTTTGCCAGTTACAGCACTATAACAACATAATAAAACTACATTACTATTGAATGGACATACGTATATGAATACCTTAGAAAAGGTCCAAAAAAGCCTTACCCATTTTAGTAAATCTGAACGTAAAGTAGCCGAAGTTATCCTTTCTTCACCGCAAACGGCAATTCACTCTAGTATAGCTACACTGGCCAAAATGGCAGATGTCAGTGAACCGACGGTAAACCGTTTCTGCCGCCGTCTTGATACTAAGGGTTTCCCAGACTTTAAGTTGCACCTTGCCCAAAGCCTTGCTAATGGTACACCATATGTAAGCCGCCACGTAGAAGAGGACGATAGCCCAGACTCATATACTACAAAAATATTTGAGTCATCGATGGCATCGCTCGATACCGCGAGACAAAGCATAGATACCGCTGCAATTAACAAGGCTGTTGATGTTCTTACTCAAGCAAAGAAAATCTCTTTCTTTGGTCTTGGTGCATCAGCATCCGTTGCTCATGACGCCCAAAATAAATTTTTCCGCTTTAATGTTCCAGTCATCTGCTTTGACGATGTTCTTATGCAACGCATGAGTTGTATTAACAGCAATGAAGGTGACGTTGTGGTACTTATTTCACATACAGGCCGAACTAAGTCACTCATTGATATAGCAAAGCTGGCTAGAGAGAATGGCGCTGCCGTCATAGGTATCACCGCCCGTAACTCGCCTCTCTCTACCGTCTGTACACTGCCTGTAACGATGGAAGTCCCAGAAGACACAGATATGTACCTCCCTATGGCTTCACGTTTGGCACAGTTGGTTATAATTGATGTATTAGCGACAGGATTTACATTGCGAAGAGGTCCTCGATTCCGTGAAAACCTGAAGCGAGTTAAAGAAGTATTGAAAGAATCTAGAATAGACAAAGATCCCATTCTGTAAGTGGCTTTCGACATGACTTGGGACAGTTTAGCCATCGCTATACTGTCCTTTAGTCTAATAATGTTGCAATGGCTCACAAAATTAAAAACTTGAGATAGATCATTTTGTTCGTAATTTTACTACAATTAAGGGTATTGTCTGTTAATATAGTGTCAGAATTTTTTAAAACTTAACGGAGTATGTCATGTTCCGCAGAACCAAAATTGTAACAACTTTGGGCCCAGCCACTGATCGTGATGACAACCTACGCCGCATTATTGCTGCCGGCGCTAACGTTGTTCGCTTAAACTTCTCTCACGGTGTACCAGAAGATCACAAAAAACGCGCAGACGATACACGAGCTATTGCGAAAGAGCTCGGTGTACACGTTGCCGTACTTGGCGATCTACAAGGTCCTAAAATTCGTATTTCAACTTTTAAAGACAACAAAAAGGTACAGCTAACCTTAGGGCAAGCTTATACCTTAGATGGTGATCTTGGAAAAGGCGAAGGCGATGAGAATCAAGTGGGTATCGATTATAAAGAGCTACCAAAAGATGTCAGCCTAGGCGACATTCTGATGCTCGATGATGGTCGTGTTCAGTTACGAGTTGAAAAAGTAGACGGTAATAAAGTTCACACTATTGTTACTGTTGCTGGTCCTTTATCTAATAATAAAGGCATCAACAAGCAAGGCGGTGGTTTATCTGCTGCTGCGTTAACTGAAAAAGATAAGCGCGATATCATCACTGCAGCGGAGATTAAAGTTGATTATTTAGCAGTATCTTTCCCACGTAGTGGCGCTGACCTCAATTATGCACGTGATTTAGCACAAAAAGCCGGTAGTAACGCGCTGATAGTGTCTAAAGTTGAGCGTGCTGAAGCTGTAGTTTCTGATGAAGCTATGGATGACGTTATCATCGCATCAGATGCCGTTATGGTTGCACGTGGCGATCTGGGTGTTGAGATTGGTGATCCAGCACTTGTTGCTGTTCAAAAGAAACTGATTAGCCGCTCTCGTCAGCTTAATAAGCCAGTTATCACAGCGACTCAAATGATGGAGTCAATGATAACAAGCCCAATGCCAACTCGTGCTGAAGTCATGGACGTTGCAAACGCAGTGCTTGATGGAACTGACGCTGTGATGCTTTCAGCTGAAACCGCTGCCGGTGACTTCCCAGAAGAAACTGTTAAAGCGATGTCTGAAGTTTGTTTAGGTGCAGAGTTACACCCAAGTGTACAAGTATCGAAGCATAGACTTGATCAACAGTTCACCACAATTGAAGAGACTATTGCGCTTTCAACAATGTATGCTGCAAACCATTTAGATGGTGTTAAAGCAATTGTTGCATTGACAGAGTCTGGTGCTACGCCGCAAATGATGTCTCGTATCAGTTCAGCGCTACCGATTTTTGCGTTGTCACGTCATGAAGTGACTCTTGCTAAGATGGCACTTTACCGTGGAGTTCAACCTGTCTATTTTGATTCAACAGCTTATGCTCCTGAAGTAATTGCTCAAAAAGCCTTAGAAACCTTAACTGCTGCCGGTTACCTACAAAGTGGTGACATGGCGATGATGACTAAAGGTGATGCAATGGAAACTGTTGGTGGTACTAACACTAGCAAGGTTGTCATTGTAGCCTAGTTTATGACTCGTTTGAGTCTTAACAAAGCGCCTTAAATAAATGCATGTCAGTTAATTACTGGCATGCATTTTTTGTATCCTGCCTACATACTATCTCTTTAAGTCTCATCAAAAATCTTGTATCCCTCCTTTATCCACCGGTCAATCAATTTTGTTAATGGAGCGTGGGTGGAAGCTTTGACTTAATACTGTCGGCATAAAAAAATCCGCTGAATTAAATTCAACGGATTTTATGTCTAGCTGTATGCATCAATAATCTGCAATAGCTGAAAAAGGTATTTTACAGCCCCACAGTCCTTTATAGTACTTCGAAGTCATCCACATTTATCGCAGCCAATCGTAATTGATCCGCGTCACTCAGCTGTTGATGCTCTGCCTTATTGATTAAATCAAGCTCAAGAGCTGATTCAAACAATGTTTGCGGCTCAAGTTTCCGCGGCAAGCTCCCCTCTCTTTGTGCCTGCTTTAATCGCCTAAAGAGTACTTTGCACTCATGTTTGGCGATAAAGGCATTTTCTACCTCTGCTATTCCGCTTTTATCGTCTTTGATGTTAGGACACAAGAACGTCAATCTATCGCGAGCAGGACCTGGTGTGCTCATAGAATTGCACACCTCAATTGATAACTGATCATCAGGCAGGTTAAAGTGATTGCCTAGTGGGAAAATCATCACCCTCAGCAAGGCTGCCACTGCGCGGTTGGGGAAGTTACGAATCGCTTCATCGAGTGCTTTAGCTGCTAAATGTAATCGAGTTGCCATCACATGTTTAACCGTAGGCAGATCATCAAACTGGCGACCATTATCTTCAAACAACTTTAACGTTGCAGATGCTAAGTATAACTGGCTGAGTACATCACCCATTCTAGCACTCAACATCTCTTTACGTTTAAGATCCCCGCCTAACATCAACATCGACATATCCGTCATTATCGCTAATGCAGAAGATATACGTGTCATACTTTTATAGTACTGCTTTGTTTCGCCACTGACTGGAGACGCGGCAAACACACTCCCCGACAATGCGTGACTAAAAGCACTAAAGGCATTACGAGCTGCATAACCAATATGGCCCGTTAAAAGTGCATCAAATCGCTCAAGACCTGCAGGCTTATCTTCCATTCCCGCGGCTTCCATTTCCGCCAACACATAGGGGTGACAGCGTGTCGCTCCCTGACCAAAAATCATTAAACTGCGGGTCAGAATATTCGCGCCCTCTACCGTAATAGCTATGGGTTGCGCTATATAAGCATTCCCTAGATAATTTTTCGGACCTAATTGGATGCCCTTACCCGATTGAATATCCATAGCATCGTCCATGACTTGGCGACCCAACTCTGTCATATGATATTTGGCAATTGCGGTAACAATAGAGGGCTTTACGTTAAGATCGATTCCCGTCGTCGTTAATCGTCTTGCAGCTTCCAACTGGTAAGTATTACTAATGATCCGCGCTAACGCTTCTTGTACACCTTCAAACTGACCAATTGGCATACCAAATTGTTGTCTTACAGCACTGTAAGCCGTTGTGGATTTAGTCGCCATCTGCCCTAAAGCTGTAGAAAGCGCAGGTAATGAAATTCCCCGCCCAGCAGATAAACACTCAACCAGCATTCGCCAGCCACGGCCCGCGTACTGCGGCCCACCAATGATCCAATCTAGCGGAATAAAGACTTCCTTGCCGTGAGTAGTACCGTTCATAAAGGCCAAGTGTAATGGGTTATGACGACGGCCAATTTCAACACCAGGGTGATCAGTTGGGATCAGTGCACATGTGATACCTATATGCTTTTGCTCTCCAAGCAGTCCGTCTGGATCATACATCTGAAAAGCGAGTCCTAATACATCAGCCACAGGGGCAAGTGTTATATAGCGTTTATTCCAATTGAGCTTTAAACCTAAGGTTTCTTCACCATTAAACTCTTGGCGACAGACAATCCCACTATCAGGAATTGCACCAGCATCACTGCCAGCTTCAGGCCCAGTTAGAGCAAAACAAGGGATAGCCTGTCCGTCGGCTAGTTTCGGTAACCAAAAATCCTTTTGCTCCGTTGTACCGTAATGCGTTAGCAACTCCCCAGGGCCTAGAGAGTTAGGCACCATCACAGTAACAGCAGCACTCACACTTCTGCTGGCAATTTTACTCACTATCGTAGAGTTGGCATAAGCAGAAAAGGCACGACCACCGAACTTTTTGGGAATAATCAGGGCAAAAAAGCCCTCTTTCTTAAAGTACTGCCAAAGCTCCGGAGGAAGATCCTTGCGATTAGTCACGATGTCATAATCGTCAATCATAGCTAACGCCGTTTCGACTTGATTACCTATAAAATCTTGTTCTTCAGAAGTTAATGTCGGTTTACCGTAACTATGTAAGGTTTGCCAATTAGGTTTCCCCTTAAAAAGCTCTCCCTCCCACCAGACATCGCCCGCTTCCATTGCTTCTTTTTCGGTATCCGACAAAGGAGGCAGCACTTTCTTAAAAAAACTAAAAACAGGCCGCGTCACCAGCTGCATTCTAATGCTCTTCACACTAAATATGACCACGACAGCGACAATCAAGAGTACTAATAACGTAATAAACATAATTTCTACATTGCATCCTTGTTAACAGGAACCGATACCCCCGCCGATAGATAAGGGATAACTTTTCGAATAACCGCTTCTATATCATTGTGTTCGCCAAAATCTGCAGCAGCAATTTCAGTTAGTGCGTCTGCTGAAGCCATAGTGAAAACAACCGTACCTAAGGTAAAGTGTAAACGCCAAAACATCTCTGCGGGTGGAATATGTGGTGTACTCTCTCCAACGGCTTTAACAAATAAGCTTAGGTACTTGCCGTAATGGGTAGTTATAAACCAGCGCAGATGTCCTTGGCTTTCAATATAACCTCGTCCTAAAAGTTGCAAAAAGGTCGTTGTGCCTTCCGCCCTAACTTGATTAAGATCGAGCAATGGATTAACCAAGGTTGAAAATATATCATCTAGCGATGCATTCGCATCAGCATCGCGGACCGCTATAATAGCCTCGGCAGCAGTTGGCATAAAGACATCTAGATAACGTGCTAAAACCGCTCTTATCAACTCTTTTTTTGAGCCGAAATGGTAATTAACAGATGCTAGGTTTACTTCAGCCTTACTTGTGATTAGTCTAAGAGATGTTTCTGAAAAACCTCTCTCTGCAAATAGCTTTTCTGCTGCATCCAGTATTCTTGTTTTTGTATCGGAGCGATTTGCCATTCCGTTGCCTTTATTTATTCAATTTAAAACACTCGTTTAAATTAAACACTCGCTTGCTTTTTGTCAAACAAAAACCCTGTTTACCTTACATATGTACGCGATTTCCCCCATCTCAGCTTCATCACTATCAATCGGCAACAAAATAAGTAGAATAAGCAACACAAAAATAACAAGGGATTTTGACAGATGAACATGACCTTTACCAAGGTTTCTAAGTTATCCGCTTTAATTGCAATTTCACTCGGCGCGACAGCATGTACTAAGACTGAAGCGGTCAGCACACCTGCTGTTGATAAAACACTTGAAGCGCAACAGTTTATAGCTGATGCCGAAGCACAAATGGCCGACTTATCAATAGAGAGCAATCGTTCAGAGTGGATTTATAGTAACTTTATCACCGAAGATACAGCTGCACTATCAGCCAGTGTTTCAGAGAAGTACACAGGTACATCTGTAAAGCTCGCGACACAGTCAGCTCAGTACGCTGACCTACCGTTAAACGACGCTGATAAAAGAAAGCTAAACATTCTACGCAGTTCTATTGTGCTTCCAGCACCTTTGGATCCAGCAAAAAATGCCGAATTAGCCAATATTAGTTCAAAATTGAATGGCCTATACGGTAAAGGAAAGTATTGTTTCGAAGACGGACGTTGTTTAACCCAGCCCGAGCTATCGGCGATTATGGGCGAATCAAACAACCCAGAGGAGTTGCTTGAAGTGTGGCAAGGGTGGCGTGAAATTGCAAAACCTATGCGACCTCTGTTTGAACGAGAAGTAGAACTCGCTAACGAAGGAGCTCAAGATCTTGGTTATGCCAATCTATCTGAATTATGGCGCAGCCAATATGATATGAAGCCCGACGAGTTTTCAAATGAACTAGATCGCCTTTGGGGACAAGTTAAGCCACTTTATGACTCACTACATTGCTATGTTCGCGGCGAGCTTAACGAACAATATGGCGAATCGGTAGCGCCAGCATCAGGGCCGATCCCTGCTCACCTTTTAGGCAACATGTGGGCACAAAGCTGGGGCAATGTTTATGATCAAGTAGCGCCTGAAGACGCAGATCCAGGCTACGATGTCACAGAGTTACTCGCAAAACATAACTTTGATGAAATTAAGATGGTTAAACAAGCCGAAGGCTTTTTTACCTCGTTAGGTTTTGATGAATTACCTGATACTTTTTGGAAACGTTCTCTTTTCGTTCAACCAGAGGATCGTGATGTAGTTTGTCACGCTTCAGCATGGGATCTGGATAATCTCGACGATATACGCATAAAGATGTGTATCCAAAAGACAGCTGAAGACTTTACCGTGATTCATCATGAACTCGGACACAACTTCTATCAACGCGCCTATAAAGAGCAACCCTTTATCTTTAAAAACAGTGCTAATGACGGCTTTCATGAAGCCATTGGTGACACTGTTGCTCTATCAATCACGCCAAACTACTTAAAGCAGATTGGTCTACTTGACGAAGTACCTGATGCCTCAAAAGATATAGGTTTACTTTTAAAACAAGCGTTGGATAAGGTTGCGTTCTTACCCTTCGGATTAATGATCGATCAATGGCGCTGGAAGGTATTTAGTGGCGAGATCACACCAGAGCAATATAACCAAGCTTGGTGGGAATTACGCGAAAAATACCAAGGTGTAAAAGCCCCAATCGCCCGTAGTGAAAGTGACTTCGATCCAGGTGCTAAATATCATGTACCTGGTAATGTGCCTTATACACGCTATTTCTTAGCCCATATACTGCAGTTCCAATTCCATAAAGCACTCTGTGAAGTTGCTGGTGATACAGGTCCAGTTCATCGCTGTAGTATTTATGGTAATAAAGAAGCTGGCGCGAAGCTAAATACCATGCTCGAGATGGGACAAAGCAAGCCTTGGCCTGAAGCGTTAGCCGCGGTTACAGGCACCAAAGAGATGGATGCCAAAGCCGTACTTGATTATTTTGCTCCACTGCAAAGCTGGTTGGATCAACAAAATAAAACAGCTAACCGCCAATGCGGATGGTAAACTTTATCTAGCACTGTTTGTATTCGTTTTAGCCGAGTAAATAGAAGCCATTTTTCTCAAAGGGAAAGTGGCTTTTCTATTTTTATACAGCTTAATCAGTCTACCGACTTAAGCTTGAACTCGCTAACAACATACAGTGCTTAAACCAATGCCACTAAAGAGTTGTTCCAAAAACCGTAGTTAACAAGAAAATTTGTGAAGTAATCGCTAGTTTTACACATCTTGTAAAGATCTAATTCTTTAGTTCAATAAGGCTGTCTATTATAGTGATAGTAGGAATTATTTTTTGAAGTCATACATGTTTAAAAAAGCAACTCATCGTTTAACACTAGCAGTTTGTCTGTACTTGGCAGCGATGCATTTAGCCTTCGCCAATGATAACGAAGCGTTAAACGAACTTTATACTCATTTTAACGAAGCATTTAACGAGTTAGATGTCAGTAGAATCCAATCTATTTATTCGGAAGACGCCTGCTATATTCCTGAAAGCCAAGGCGAAGAGATTACGGTGGGACGAGACAATATTGTTGCGCTTTACAAAACTTTTTTTGGAAAAATACAACATAAAAAAGCCAAAATAGAAGTGGACTTTAGAGTCATCGAAAGAAATATTGAAGGCACAAGTGCAACAGATATCGGCTACTATCTGATCCGTTTTCACCCATCGGTTGATGCCGGTGAGCCTGTTAGTGAATTTGCAGGAAAATTTGTCACTGTGTCTAAAAAGAAAGCAAACGGTAAATGGTACTTAACGGTAGATACTAATAACCGTGCTGAAGCTGCATTTTATTTTAATGCTAAACCCTCTTTAAACCTTTATTATGGTCGTCAATTTTCAGCGATAAATAGCTACGTAAAGCCCAAAATTCATGATGAACCCGAACATTGATCCCACAAGACCTTGCCCTTGTTGCTCACTTAAGACCTATAACGATTGCTGCCAACCACTGCACTTGGGTGTCAAAGCACTAAATCCTGAACAATTAATGCGCTCACGCTTTAGTGCTTTCTATTTAGGGTTGTTTGCGTACCTCATTGACACTCACCATAAAAATTATCTATTTGACTTAACGCAACAAACGTTAAGTGATGGTCCACAACCACATTGGTTAACGTTAGATGTCATTTCATCTAACGTCATTGGTGACCAAGGTACTGTTACCTTCCAAGCGTGGTTCAGAGACAACAAGAGCAACGCCCTTGATGCGATACATGAATACTCTAATTTTATAAAGGAAAATGGTCGCTGGTATTACACCGATGGCGTACAGAAAGATCCTGTTTATCCCAAGAGAAATGCATTGTGTGTTTGCGGTAGCAGCAAGAAGTTTAAGCAGTGTTGCTTGTAACCTTGTCAAAGCGAGTTTTACAGTAGATTGCCCCTAATGCACTAACACCGACTTTTCTAAAAATTCGCCGAACTCGGAGACTCGTAATGCAGGGCTGTATAAAAAGCCTTGGGCTTGATGGCAAAGGTGATCGGCTAAGAACAGTTCCTGCTCTTTTGTTTCAACTCCTTCAGCAGTGAGTGAAATATTCAATGCTGAGGCCATTGCTATAATTGCACTCACAATTTCTCGGCTTTCGTGGCTAATAGATAGATCAGAAATGAATGAACGATCAATTTTGAGTTTAGTGATTGGGAACTGTTTTAAATAGCGCATTGAGCTATAGCCAGTACCGAAATCATCAATCGCTAAACCGACACCCAACTCAGCTAATTCATTACATAAATTGGTTGCTGAACGAATATCTTCCATCAATTCTGTTTCTGTAATTTCAAGTATTAAACTGTGTGGTTTCAGTCGGTAACGGCCTATCAACTCCCAGACTTGCTCAAACAGCGTCCCCCCAAAAAACTGCCTTGCTGATACATTAACGTGCATTGAT
The Shewanella sp. KX20019 DNA segment above includes these coding regions:
- a CDS encoding YybH family protein, with the protein product MFKKATHRLTLAVCLYLAAMHLAFANDNEALNELYTHFNEAFNELDVSRIQSIYSEDACYIPESQGEEITVGRDNIVALYKTFFGKIQHKKAKIEVDFRVIERNIEGTSATDIGYYLIRFHPSVDAGEPVSEFAGKFVTVSKKKANGKWYLTVDTNNRAEAAFYFNAKPSLNLYYGRQFSAINSYVKPKIHDEPEH
- a CDS encoding acyl-CoA dehydrogenase, whose translation is MFITLLVLLIVAVVVIFSVKSIRMQLVTRPVFSFFKKVLPPLSDTEKEAMEAGDVWWEGELFKGKPNWQTLHSYGKPTLTSEEQDFIGNQVETALAMIDDYDIVTNRKDLPPELWQYFKKEGFFALIIPKKFGGRAFSAYANSTIVSKIASRSVSAAVTVMVPNSLGPGELLTHYGTTEQKDFWLPKLADGQAIPCFALTGPEAGSDAGAIPDSGIVCRQEFNGEETLGLKLNWNKRYITLAPVADVLGLAFQMYDPDGLLGEQKHIGITCALIPTDHPGVEIGRRHNPLHLAFMNGTTHGKEVFIPLDWIIGGPQYAGRGWRMLVECLSAGRGISLPALSTALGQMATKSTTAYSAVRQQFGMPIGQFEGVQEALARIISNTYQLEAARRLTTTGIDLNVKPSIVTAIAKYHMTELGRQVMDDAMDIQSGKGIQLGPKNYLGNAYIAQPIAITVEGANILTRSLMIFGQGATRCHPYVLAEMEAAGMEDKPAGLERFDALLTGHIGYAARNAFSAFSHALSGSVFAASPVSGETKQYYKSMTRISSALAIMTDMSMLMLGGDLKRKEMLSARMGDVLSQLYLASATLKLFEDNGRQFDDLPTVKHVMATRLHLAAKALDEAIRNFPNRAVAALLRVMIFPLGNHFNLPDDQLSIEVCNSMSTPGPARDRLTFLCPNIKDDKSGIAEVENAFIAKHECKVLFRRLKQAQREGSLPRKLEPQTLFESALELDLINKAEHQQLSDADQLRLAAINVDDFEVL
- a CDS encoding M2 family metallopeptidase, which codes for MNMTFTKVSKLSALIAISLGATACTKTEAVSTPAVDKTLEAQQFIADAEAQMADLSIESNRSEWIYSNFITEDTAALSASVSEKYTGTSVKLATQSAQYADLPLNDADKRKLNILRSSIVLPAPLDPAKNAELANISSKLNGLYGKGKYCFEDGRCLTQPELSAIMGESNNPEELLEVWQGWREIAKPMRPLFEREVELANEGAQDLGYANLSELWRSQYDMKPDEFSNELDRLWGQVKPLYDSLHCYVRGELNEQYGESVAPASGPIPAHLLGNMWAQSWGNVYDQVAPEDADPGYDVTELLAKHNFDEIKMVKQAEGFFTSLGFDELPDTFWKRSLFVQPEDRDVVCHASAWDLDNLDDIRIKMCIQKTAEDFTVIHHELGHNFYQRAYKEQPFIFKNSANDGFHEAIGDTVALSITPNYLKQIGLLDEVPDASKDIGLLLKQALDKVAFLPFGLMIDQWRWKVFSGEITPEQYNQAWWELREKYQGVKAPIARSESDFDPGAKYHVPGNVPYTRYFLAHILQFQFHKALCEVAGDTGPVHRCSIYGNKEAGAKLNTMLEMGQSKPWPEALAAVTGTKEMDAKAVLDYFAPLQSWLDQQNKTANRQCGW
- a CDS encoding YchJ family protein — its product is MMNPNIDPTRPCPCCSLKTYNDCCQPLHLGVKALNPEQLMRSRFSAFYLGLFAYLIDTHHKNYLFDLTQQTLSDGPQPHWLTLDVISSNVIGDQGTVTFQAWFRDNKSNALDAIHEYSNFIKENGRWYYTDGVQKDPVYPKRNALCVCGSSKKFKQCCL
- a CDS encoding TetR/AcrR family transcriptional regulator; translation: MANRSDTKTRILDAAEKLFAERGFSETSLRLITSKAEVNLASVNYHFGSKKELIRAVLARYLDVFMPTAAEAIIAVRDADANASLDDIFSTLVNPLLDLNQVRAEGTTTFLQLLGRGYIESQGHLRWFITTHYGKYLSLFVKAVGESTPHIPPAEMFWRLHFTLGTVVFTMASADALTEIAAADFGEHNDIEAVIRKVIPYLSAGVSVPVNKDAM
- the zwf gene encoding glucose-6-phosphate dehydrogenase; this encodes MGITTPEAKACDFVLFGTKGDLAKRKLLPSLYQLDKANLLNVETKVLGVAKDDFTQEEYRELVTTALKTFVKDELCEDTVNRFLDRCHYVGTNFTVSEGYKAFHDVLEPEKRVMVSYFATPPSIFGDICRCLNEQNLIFPDSRVVLEKPIGSDLATSKIINDQVSAYFNENQVYRIDHYLGKETVQNLLALRFANSLFASKWDNRTIDHVQLTVAEEVGIEGRWGYFDKAGQMRDMIQNHLLQVLTLVAMDPPVNLDADNIRDEKVKVLKSLRPINSDNIYENTVRGQYSSGFLKGAPVPGYLEEEGANVHSNAETFVALRVDIDNWRWAGVPFYLRSGKRMPFKSSEIVVYFKNPPHNLYSSNYRNLPPNKLTIRLQPHEGVEIQMLNKVPGLGEKQRLQTTKLDLSFSDTFKNERIADAYERLLLEAMLGNQALFVRRDEVEQAWNWVDGIIQAWEETDEKPKPYPAGTWGPVASIALITKDGRSWDE
- a CDS encoding MurR/RpiR family transcriptional regulator; the encoded protein is MNTLEKVQKSLTHFSKSERKVAEVILSSPQTAIHSSIATLAKMADVSEPTVNRFCRRLDTKGFPDFKLHLAQSLANGTPYVSRHVEEDDSPDSYTTKIFESSMASLDTARQSIDTAAINKAVDVLTQAKKISFFGLGASASVAHDAQNKFFRFNVPVICFDDVLMQRMSCINSNEGDVVVLISHTGRTKSLIDIAKLARENGAAVIGITARNSPLSTVCTLPVTMEVPEDTDMYLPMASRLAQLVIIDVLATGFTLRRGPRFRENLKRVKEVLKESRIDKDPIL
- the pyk gene encoding pyruvate kinase → MFRRTKIVTTLGPATDRDDNLRRIIAAGANVVRLNFSHGVPEDHKKRADDTRAIAKELGVHVAVLGDLQGPKIRISTFKDNKKVQLTLGQAYTLDGDLGKGEGDENQVGIDYKELPKDVSLGDILMLDDGRVQLRVEKVDGNKVHTIVTVAGPLSNNKGINKQGGGLSAAALTEKDKRDIITAAEIKVDYLAVSFPRSGADLNYARDLAQKAGSNALIVSKVERAEAVVSDEAMDDVIIASDAVMVARGDLGVEIGDPALVAVQKKLISRSRQLNKPVITATQMMESMITSPMPTRAEVMDVANAVLDGTDAVMLSAETAAGDFPEETVKAMSEVCLGAELHPSVQVSKHRLDQQFTTIEETIALSTMYAANHLDGVKAIVALTESGATPQMMSRISSALPIFALSRHEVTLAKMALYRGVQPVYFDSTAYAPEVIAQKALETLTAAGYLQSGDMAMMTKGDAMETVGGTNTSKVVIVA